A stretch of Brassica napus cultivar Da-Ae chromosome C6, Da-Ae, whole genome shotgun sequence DNA encodes these proteins:
- the LOC106452586 gene encoding proteasome subunit beta type-1: protein MTKQHANWSPYDNNGGTCVAIAGSDYCVIAADTRMSTGYSILTRDYSKIHKLADKAVLSSSGFQADVKALQKVLKSRHLVYQHQHNKQMSCPAMAQLLSNTLYFKRFFPYYAFNVLGGLDEQGKGCVFTYDAVGSYEKVGYSAQGSGSTLIMPFLDNQLKSPSPLLLPAQDAITPLSEPEAVDLVKTVFASATERDIYTGDKLEIMILKADGIRTEVMDLRKD from the exons ATGACGAAGCAGCACGCGAACTGGTCTCCTTACGATAACAATGGAGG AACATGTGTGGCAATCGCTGGATCGGATTACTGCGTTATCGCCGCCGATACTCGGATGTCTACCGGTTACAGCATTCTCACTCGCGATTACTCCAAAATCCATAAGCT AGCAGACAAAGCTGTGCTCTCTTCCTCTGGCTTTCAGGCTGATGTGAAAGCATTGCAGAAAGTTTTGAAATCAAGGCACTTG GTTTATCAGCATCAGCATAACAAGCAGATGAGCTGTCCTGCGATGGCTCAGCTTCTCTCCAACACGCTTTACTTCAAGCGCTTTTTCCCTTACTATGCCTTTAATGTTCTTGGAGGGCTTGACGAGCAGGGTAAAGGATGTGTTTTCACGTATGATGCCGTTGGTTCCTATGAGAAGGTTGGATACAGTGCTCAAGGTTCTGGTTCCACTCTAATCATGCCTTTCCTTGACAATCAACTCAAGAGTCCCAGCCCTCTTCTGCTACCTGCACAG GATGCCATCACACCCCTTTCCGAACCTGAAGCAGTTGACTTGGTCAAAACCGTATTCGCATCTGCCACTGAGAGGGATATCTACACT GGAGACAAGCTTGAGATCATGATTCTCAAGGCCGATGGCATCAGGACCGAAGTCATGGACTTGAGGAAAGACTAA
- the LOC106452587 gene encoding actin-related protein 7, translating to MEALVVDAGSKLLKAGAAIPDQSPAMIIPSQMKRMVDDASDNPTTVFEDVTLDPIERGFIRDWDAMEDLLRYVVYTGLGWEEGNEGNILFTDPLCTPKAIREQLVQLMFETFNVSGFYASEQAVLSLYAVGRISGCTVDIGHGKIDIAPVLEGAVQHIASKRFELGGTDLTKLFAQELGKSNPSVNLSMSDVETLKEQYANCAEDEVAYEKTQNCEIEQHTLPDGQVISIGRERYSVGEALFQPSILGLEEHGIVEQLVRIISTVSSENHRQLLENTVLCGGTTSMTGFEGRFQKEASLCSSAIRPTLVKPPEYMSENLGLYSAWIGGAILAKVVFPQNQHVTKADYDETGPSVVHRKCF from the exons ATGGAAGCCCTTGTTGTTGATGCTGGTTCGAAGCTCCTGAAAGCAGGAGCAGCGATTCCTGACCAGTCTCCTGCAATGATAATCCCATCTCAGATGAAACGAATGGTTGATGATGCGTCTGATAACCCCACCACTGTTTTTGAAGACGTCACTCTTGATCCTATCGAAAGAGGGTTCATTAGAGACTGGGACGCTATGGAGGATCTGTTGCGTTACGTTGTGTACACTGGGCTTGGATGGGAAGAGGGAAACGAAGGCAACATACTCTTCACAGATCCACTCTGCACTCCTAAG GCTATTAGGGAGCAGTTAGTGCAGTTGATGTTTGAAACGTTCAACGTGTCTGGATTCTATGCGTCAGAGCAAGCAGTGTTGTCTCTTTATGCTGTTGGAAGAATCTCCGGTTGCACTGTTGATATTGGTCATGGGAAGATAG ATATTGCCCCAGTTCTTGAAGGTGCTGTGCAGCACATTGCCTCAAAACGGTTTGAGCTCGGTGGAACGGATCTTACAAAACTATTCGCCCAAGAGCTTGGAAAATCCAACCCTTCTGTGAATCTCAGCATGTCTGATGTTGAAACATTGAAGGAACAGTATGCAAACTGTGCTGAGGACGAGGTTGCGTACGAGAAAACCCAAAACTGTGAAATCGAGCAGCATACACTTCCTGATGGACAG GTGATAAGCATTGGGAGAGAGAGATACTCTGTTGGTGAAGCTTTGTTTCAGCCATCAATACTTGGACTGGAGGAGCACGGAATCGTTGAACAGCTTGTCCGGATTATCTCAACAGTTTCATCTGAGAACCATAGGCAGCTCTTGGAGAACACTGTACTTTGTGGTGGTACGACCTCCATGACAg GATTCGAAGGAAGGTTTCAGAAAGAAGCAAGCTTGTGCTCATCTGCCATTAGGCCAACGCTGGTGAAACCTCCTGAATATATGAGTGAGAATTTGGGATTGTACTCGGCTTGGATAGGAGGAGCAATACTAGCCAAGGTGGTGTTTCCGCAGAATCAGCATGTTACTAAAGCTGACTACGACGAGACTGGACCATCTGTGGTTCACAGGAAATGTTTCTGA
- the LOC106345545 gene encoding protein ANTAGONIST OF LIKE HETEROCHROMATIN PROTEIN 1-like isoform X1 produces the protein MSTSKDMLERWMLEDEDGDYDDELGLFDVAITERLSHRTDRGAGWRYVQQRMYESDQQCYDILRMNQRTFEALCKMLAQRYGLEESHHVYLEESVAMFLETVGQDKTKRDIAARYQRSLDTVQRKLDEVLSALLKFAEDTLKPEEGEFARVSPVLRNDDRYWPQFRDCIGALDGTHIPVRPPSQNADAYRGRKQDPTMNVLAICNFDMKFIYAYVGVPGRAHDTKVLTHCARNEASFPHPPPGKYYLIDSGYPTRTGYLGPHRNMRYHLSQFATGGPPVSARELFNRKHSGLRSVIERTFGVWKAKWRILDRKHPKYGLVKWIKLVTATMALHNFIRDSHREDHDFVQWQNGDDGEGEADSDGDEEEGDDDDDDEKDDGGGGGGGRIVYEPTGDRAMEDLRDNITNEYGRGRLPY, from the exons ATGTCGACGTCAAAAGAT ATGCTTGAAAGATGGATgttggaagatgaagatggTGATTATGATGATGAACTTGGTTTGTTTGATGTGGCTATTACCGAGAGACTGAGTCATAGAACAGATCGAGGAGCAGGATGGCGTTATGTTCAACAACGTATGTACGAATCTGATCAGCAATGTTACGACATTCTGCGCATGAATCAAAGGACGTTTGAAGCTTTGTGCAAGATGCTAGCTCAGCGATATGGATTGGAAGAGTCTCACCATGTCTACCTTGAGGAATCTGTTGCGATGTTTCTCGAGACTGTTGGTCAAGATAAGACCAAGAGGGATATTGCTGCAAGGTATCAAAGATCATTGGATACAGTACAAAGAAAGCTTGATGAAGTCTTGAGTGCTCTTCTCAAGTTTGCAGAGGATACACTAAAACCAGAAGAAGGCGAGTTTGCAAGAGTGAGTCCTGTTTTGAGAAACGATGATCGGTATTGGCCTCAGTTCAGAGATTGTATTGGAGCACTTGATGGAACTCATATCCCGGTTCGTCCTCCAAGTCAGAATGCAGATGCATACAGAGGCAGAAAGCAAGATCCTACAATGAATGTTCTTGCTATATGTAACTTCGATATGAAGTTCATATATGCATATGTCGGTGTACCTGGTAGAGCACATGATACCAAGGTCTTGACTCATTGTGCGAGAAACGAGGCTTCTTTTCCACATCCTCCCCCCGGAAAGTATTATTTAATTGACTCCGGATATCCGACCAGGACAGGGTATCTTGGTCCGCATCGTAATATGCGATATCATCTTAGTCAGTTTGCTACAGGAGGACCACCAGTTAGTGCAAGAGAGTTATTCAACCGAAAGCATTCAGGTCTGCGATCAGTGATTGAGAGAACATTTGGAGTATGGAAAGCAAAATGGAGGATTTTGGATCGTAAGCATCCAAAGTATGGTCTGGTCAAGTGGATTAAGTTGGTGACAGCGACGATGGCGCTACACAACTTCATACGTGATTCACATCGGGAAGATCATGATTTTGTACAGTGGCAAAATGGTGatgatggagaaggagaagcTGATAGTGacggtgatgaagaagaaggtgatgatgatgatgatgatgaaaaagatgatggtggtggtggtggtggtggacgtATTGTATATGAGCCGACAGGTGATAGAGCGATGGAAGATTTGCGTGATAACATCACAAATGAATATGGTAGAGGTCGTTTACCGTATTAA
- the LOC106345545 gene encoding uncharacterized protein LOC106345545 isoform X2, producing the protein MSTSKDNWKPEETRYFFQLYAEERRKGNKVGQQMNKVGKKNIMDAFELRFKKGFSDWKRDYKNKYDSSRKKYIRIRMLTQNRTGLGYDNMGRIDMSDDWWKERERECPGIRKAFCKEIDNMDMFEAEFGGVVVTGAEGWSAQHGEASLNSRVGGDIAEDEADSQPAAETETQGQAPRQTQPAAQTHSGGSRAKRRRKEKDVAVEACEKRTAALEVKNMLAKQLMEREQPFSVETVLEMLYALPEVREWSPLYEASIELLIDSEGSRRGFITMKTDEAKTKFLELRTKIKRDE; encoded by the exons ATGTCGACGTCAAAAGAT AATTGGAAACCTGAGGAAACTAGGTATTTTTTCCAACTCTacgcggaagagagaagaaaaggaaataagGTTGGTCAGCAAATGAATAAAGTAGGAAAAAAGAACATCATGGATGCGTTTGAGCTGAGGTTTAAGAAGGGATTTTCCGATTGGAAGAGGGACTACAAGAACAAGTACGACAGCAGCAGAAAAAAATACATCAGGATTAGGATGCTGACTCAGAACAGGACAGGACTTGGGTATGATAACATGGGAAGGATCGACATGTCAGATGATTGGTGGAAAGAGCGCGAAAGG GAGTGTCCAGGAATTAGAAAAGCCTTCTGCAAAGAAATTGATAACATGGATATGTTTGAAGCAGAATTTGGTGGTGTAGTAGTTACTGGAGCAGAAGGTTGGAGTGCTCAACATGGAGAAGCAAGCTTGAATTCGAGAGTTGGTGGAGATATTGCTGAGGATGAAGCTGATTCTCAGCCAGCAGCAGAGACAGAAACCCAGGGCCAAGCTCCTCGCCAAACTCAACCAGCAGCTCAGACTCATTCTGGAGGTTCAAGAGCAAAACGAAGGCGTAAGGAGAAAGATGTGGCTGTGGAGGCATGTGAAAAAAGGACAGCTGCTCTTGAAGTGAAGAATATGCTAGCAAAACAATTGATGGAGCGTGAACAACCATTCAGTGTTGAGACCGTATTGGAGATGTTGTATGCTCTCCCTGAAGTGAGAGAGTGGTCGCCTTTATATGAAGCATCGATTGAGCTTCTGATAGATAGTGAAGGGAGCCGAAGGGGATTCATAACGATGAAGACAGATGAAGCGAAGACTAAGTTTCTGGAGCTTAGGACCAAGATAAAACGTGATGAGTGA
- the BNACNNG65030D gene encoding uncharacterized protein BNACNNG65030D has translation MNPHKTEEDVFHHHDLPPPDIIPQSQPSLHHNPEEDDPTFSLQEFVLFHSSPSHSSDSQDDSPSHPTPKITPVPNPRAPNELNFINPEPHISSQFYTFNSASHSLMTLCLRQNRLATPSEIRVATPKPVLKSWRSVWKDRNEDTAYLTAWKRIQDKLAVVSGNNEFLCFKNNAQQQLVSHVDQWQDIVMSYHRGGDGDLKHLGVRKTIERIKQVWTVGAKLYGIPESFIRVCVAACGVCNSVTGGPASRRNKRRRFEYTESFDVPAKDVPDRLQELASKHKVVLCIRQKYIRYKPFMAEVKDYACHRAGEPALKKSRVLKREPYQSKRCGCGFRIRAIVPIANYNEKDKTFVYQEEGTAVFKLYAVHSGHEPGAMDGNARIMHRLVGHKGFLMEQDVVYGVREDLETEDVGGGGMRFTVLHQVQELRAELGALEGKIGKVSREMLGSVSGELFEMLNKMRSLGDEGTPNEILVGDNDLAHWSDQHLYGGDDGKDAELVEDDEESFGRSLDDVVPPWEQIRPPSPKDILSETCKPEKWLKCSDFDEKSILSCEDSKLTKTMGDSEGIVSDVGLVGLQVDSFYQENSKWYDSPCEDNGFRHGEIL, from the coding sequence ATGAATCCTCACAAAACCGAAGAAGATGTATTCCACCACCACGATCTCCCCCCACCAGACATAATCCCTCAATCACAACCCTCCCTTCACCACAACCCCGAAGAAGACGACCCCACCTTCTCCCTCCAAGAATTCGTCCTCTTCCACTCCTCCCCCTCCCACTCCTCCGACTCACAAGACGACTCCCCGTCTCACCCCACCCCCAAAATCACTCCTGTACCAAACCCTAGGGCTCCAAacgaactcaacttcatcaacCCAGAGCCACACATCTCATCTCAATTCTACACATTCAACTCCGCCTCCCACTCCCTCATGACCCTCTGCCTCCGCCAAAACCGTCTCGCCACCCCCTCCGAGATCCGCGTCGCAACCCCAAAGCCCGTCCTCAAGTCGTGGCGCTCCGTCTGGAAAGACCGTAACGAGGACACCGCCTACCTCACGGCGTGGAAACGGATCCAAGACAAGCTCGCCGTCGTCTCCGGCAACAACGAGTTCCTCTGCTTCAAAAACAACGCTCAACAACAGCTCGTCTCACACGTCGACCAGTGGCAGGACATAGTCATGAGCTATCATCGCGGCGGCGACGGCGACTTGAAACACTTGGGGGTTAGAAAGACCATCGAGAGAATCAAGCAGGTGTGGACCGTTGGGGCGAAGCTATATGGAATCCCCGAGAGCTTTATTAGGGTTTGTGTAGCGGCGTGCGGTGTTTGCAACTCCGTTACTGGTGGCCCCGCCTCGAGGAGGAACAAACGGCGTCGTTTTGAGTATACGGAGTCTTTTGACGTGCCTGCCAAGGATGTTCCGGATAGGTTGCAAGAGTTAGCTTCTAAGCATAAGGTTGTGCTTTGTATTAGGCAGAAGTATATTAGGTATAAACCGTTTATGGCGGAGGTTAAGGATTATGCTTGTCACAGAGCTGGAGAGCCTGCTTTGAAGAAGTCTAGAGTTCTGAAGAGGGAGCCTTATCAGTCAAAGAGATGCGGCTGCGGTTTTAGGATTCGAGCTATTGTCCCCATTGCTAATTACAATGAAAAGGATAAAACTTTTGTCTATCAGGAAGAAGGAACAGCTGTTTTTAAGCTGTACGCTGTTCATTCGGGGCATGAGCCCGGGGCGATGGATGGGAACGCGAGGATCATGCATCGGCTTGTTGGTCATAAGGGCTTTTTGATGGAGCAAGATGTAGTCTATGGTGTGAGGGAAGATTTGGAAACCGAAGATGTTGGTGGTGGGGGTATGCGTTTCACTGTCTTGCATCAGGTGCAGGAGCTAAGGGCTGAACTTGGCGCTTTAGAAGGAAAGATTGGGAAGGTTTCACGAGAGATGTTGGGTTCAGTGTCCGGAGAGCTCTTTGAGATGCTCAACAAGATGAGGAGTCTCGGTGACGAGGGAACACCGAATGAAATACTTGTTGGAGATAACGATTTAGCTCATTGGAGTGACCAGCACTTGTATGGAGGAGATGATGGGAAGGATGCAGAGCTtgttgaagatgatgaagagagTTTTGGGAGGAGCCTTGATGATGTAGTTCCTCCTTGGGAACAGATAAGGCCACCAAGTCCGAAAGATATCTTGTCTGAAACATGTAAGCCTGAGAAATGGTTGAAGTGTAGTGACTTTGACGAGAAGAGCATTCTGAGTTGTGAAGATTCTAAACTAACGAAAACGATGGGGGACAGTGAAGGTATAGTATCAGACGTAGGTTTAGTTGGATTACAGGTTGATAGCTTCTATCAAGAGAACTCCAAATGGTATGATTCTCCTTGTGAAGACAATGGGTTCAGACACGGGGAGATTTTGTAG
- the LOC106345546 gene encoding protein LITTLE ZIPPER 2: MCLRSSESFPDTRTPTMRSASCHNKRNVKTQTHLRVLNLTRRRRILREKKEMEMRNMKLFLKNQSIIRENEALKKRALVLCEENNVLFSLLHPELSPVPSSFL; this comes from the exons ATGTGCCTTAGATCTTCAGAATCATTCCCAGACACACGCACACCCACGATGAGATCAGCTTCATGCCACAACAAACGTAACGTTAAGACACAAACCCATCTTCGTGTCCTTAATCTCACCAG GAGGAGAAGAATACTTAGGGAAAAGAAGGAGATGGAGATGAGAAACATGAAGCTCTTCCTAAAGAATCAAAGCATCATACGAGAGAACGAGGCTCTAAAGAAGAGAGCTCTTGTCCTCTGCGAAGAAAACAATGTTctcttctctctgcttcatcCAGAACTCTCCCCTGTTCCATCCTCCTTCCTTTAG